Genomic segment of Desulfobacterales bacterium:
CGCAGTTCCTGATCATGATCCGCTGTTCCAGCAACTTCTCCCTCAGATACTCAACAGTGGTTTCCCCCTTAAGCAGATTGAGGATGAAATTGGCTGTGCCGGGAATCACCTCCACCCCGGGCATGGCTGCCAGGGCCGCGGCCATGGCTGGCCGGTTCTGTTCAACAAAGCGGATGTTCTCCTCCGCCCGGGCATCACCGTATTTGAGCAGATACTCGCCGGCGATCTGGGCCAGCCGGTTGACTCCCCACGGTTTGTGTCTGCTGGTGATCCGGGCCATGATCTTTGCATCCGCCGCCAGGAATCCGAGCCGCAGTCCGGGGATCCCATAGATCTTGGAAAAGGAGCGGAGCAGGCAGAGGTTCTCCGGCAAGGGAAAGGAGAGCAGCGATCTCTCCCGGACAAAGGGCAGATAGGATTCATCCACCACAAAGAGTGTGTCCGGATGACAGCGGATGCAGGCATTAAGGTCGGCGCTGGCAGTGAGTCCGCTGGTGGGGTTGTTGGGGTTGCAGATAAAGACCAGTTCCCGGCCCGAGAGTTGTGCCTGCAGCCGGTGGAGATCAAGCCTGAACTCCTCATGCCGGCGCAAGGGGAAATGGGTTGCCGGAAGACCGGCCCAGGCGCAGGCCTGGTCATAGTCGCCATAGGTCGGGGTAACGATCAGGGCATGCCGGAGCCGGTCGGCCAGGGTCAGGGGGATGTTGTATATAAACTCGGTGGTGCCGTTGCCGGCCAGGATGTTGGCAGGGCTCAATCCATGCTTGTCGGCAAAGGCCTGTACCAGCGATTCGCTCGCTGTTTCCGGAAGATAAGCGATCTCGGCTATGCCCTTTCTCAACACCTCGTCCAGGCCGGGGACCATGCCCAGGGGCGAGAGGTTGCTGCTCATGTCAATGAGTTGGTCGGGTCGACAGCCAAGCTCCTTGGCCGTGTTGATGATGTTGCCGCCATGCAGGGTGCTCATTATCTGCCTCTGTTTGTTTTGTTGTGGATCGCCAGGCTGAGATATTTTTTGTTTTCAGTAAACATCAGACGCTTGTTCACCAGGTCGTTGACAAAGGCCAGGAGTGGCTGCCGCCGGATCCGCGGGAAGCGTTGCTCCAGTTCAAGGATCGAGCAGGGCTGGTTGCAGGCAAGATAGATTGCCCGGGATGTGCCCTGCAGCCGGTGGTGGAGGGTCGGTTGGTCCGGCAGTTCCTGGCGGATAATCAGAAAACCGGCGCCGTCCCGATAGGAAAGGGCTCCCGGGCTCCGGCCGGTGTCGGCCCGCCGGGCATGGAAGCGTTGCCATAGGCCGACCTTGTCCGCCACCGGCCGCCACAGTCTGCGTTGCATTTTCCGGTCGCCGCGGTACCCCTTGATCAGCAGGGTGAGACCGGCCAGCAGTTCCCCGGGGAAAAGCGCCTTGTTGCGGGGATCGGTGACCATGGCCCGGATATGGAACTTTTTCGGGCTTTGCTGGACCGGGCTGCCATGGCCGAGGAAAAAGACGGCAATGGTCAGCGGTCGAAAGGGAAGGACGAAATCGAGATTCGCCAGGGTCTCGGCAACCTCTGCCGGCGTGGATCCGGGAAACTCGGTGATCAGGTTGCCCTCGAGTACGATATCCTGTTCCATGCCGTTCTTCAAGACAACGATATTGTCGAGCACGGTCACGCCCTTGTTGAGGCGGGCAAGCAGGGAGTTGCTTAACGACTCGATTCCCACCTGGACCGTGGTCAGGCCGCCGCTGCGGAACACGGCCAGTTCCTTCGGACCGGTGGTTGCCCGTATTTCACCGAAAAAGCGGTAGTCCGGCCGCTGTTTGGCCAGTTGGCCGAAGAACCGGACCGCCTCGGCCGGGGGCAGCGCGTTATCGGTAAAGGTGAAGTCCAGGACCTGGTATCGTTCAGCCAGGGTGCTGACCTCCTGTAGAACCCTGGCCGCTTTTTTGCGGCGATATCCCTGCCACTGGAGGTTGAGATTGCAGAAGGCGCATTTTCCCCACCAGCAGCCGCGGGAGAACTCCAGGGGCAGCACCGGAATAAAGGGACGGCTGGCGAACCACTGCTGCAGTTCCGCAAAGTAGTCCTGGTAGTCCGGTACCGGCAGGCGGTTGAGGTCCTTGAGCTGCGGACTCGGGGCGCGGGCCTTCGCGGCCGGCCGCACCCGGCTGTTCAGGGTCTCGGGCAGGGTAGCCCGTTTCCCGGCAAGGAACCGGCAGAGTTCGCGTAGCGGGATTTCACCCTCGCCGGGTACTACATAATCCACCTGGGGAAAGGTGAGCAACGAGCTTCCCAGTGAGCCGGCGCAGATACTGCCGCCCAGGACCACCATCAGGTCGGGATGTGTTCTTTTTATCCCGGCGGCCGCGGTCAACGAGGCGAGCAGTTGGTTGAAGCAGACCGAAAATCCCACCAGCTGGTATCGGGACCAGTCCTGACGGGCGAGCCAGGCGGTCAACTGCTGCTCCAATATGGCCAGGGTCTGGTTGAAATCAAAGTCAGGTCCCCGGCTCCTGCGCGGTTTCCGGCGGTGTCGGGCAACGGCCATCCGGGCCGCATCCTCTTTTTGTTCCGGGAAAAGCAGTGCGCTGTAGCAGGCCTCGCCGACCCAGGACTCCTGCGAGATCCAGTGATAGAGGTCTGTGCCTATCTTGTCCGCCACCTCCAGGTAGGGGTGCATGGTATCCACCGTCAGCCAGTCCCGGTCGGCGGCCAGATAGGCCTTGAGTCCGCCGAGTTGGATCGAGGGCCGGTTGAAAAGCGCCCAGGGCATGGAGACCAGGGCCAACCGCAGGGAGGAGTGGGACCGGTGAACAGGAGAGATGCGGGATCGGGACGCCATGGCAAAGAAGAACAAAGAACTACTGGTTGATGATTTCCGTGTCCGGCGGCGGGCTGAACTTGAACAGGCCCGGGTCGATCCCCTGATCGTCCCCAACGGTGTGCATGCTGATATTGCTGAAAGAGATGTCAGTGACCGTGTTGAAATGGTCGATGATCCGTATCCGCTGGATGAGAAAATCCGGCGCATCGACCCAGAGATAAAGCTGGGCCACCTGCGGCTGCGGTTGCCTGGGGATAAGCTTGAGCAGATAGGTGGTGTCCCTGGCGAATCGTGCCCCGTCCGCAAAGGAGACAATAAAGTCGCGCAGGATATCCCCGCTGCCGGTGAAAAAACCATAGATGACATCGGACTGAAGATATTCCCTGGCCGGGGAGGTGATCAGCTGGTGTGATTTTTCAAAGTACATGGTCAGGGTGGTGCCGTTGCTGATCAGCACCTGCCGGTCGGGGCTGAAGTAGTCCCAGCGCATCAGCCCGGGTTTCCGGAGGATGACCCGGCCGCTGCCCTGGCGCTGGCGGCGGCTCAGCTTGAGGGTGGTCACCTGGGTGAAGTCGGCGGACATGCCCTGGGCGGTCTCGTAATTTTTCTGGATATGGCGGGCCACGCTCTCCGCATCCAGCCGGTCCTGGCCCGCCCCCCTGAGAGGAAGGCCAAGCACGACCAGGAAAAAAAGGGCCAGGCGGAATAAAAGGACAGGGACACGGGGACGCATGGGTAATTCCTGATTAATAATGATGGATGGAGACGTGACAACCCGAAATGTTTCAAATGACACCGAATAGAATCAATAAGTTACAACATGACACACGTCCGTCTCGTGGTAAACATTCAGTAAACCCCCTCCTGTCGGGAAAGGGGTCTTCTTCTACCAACGGCCGCTCCATTGAAAAGGGCCGGCTGTTCATAAACAGGCTATCAAGCAGGAACTCGCTTCGCCGCAACGGCGATTCGGAAGCCATAAGCATATCCTGCCGAAGTTGTTTCAAATTCCGCTTTTGCCGTCACGGCTGCGGCTCAGGGTCCGCTACACCGTTCGGTATAAGAAAACCCCTTTCCCGGTCCAACCTCAAACGTACGGGGGTTACCGAAACCTTACGGACCAACCAGCATGGCATGGCCATATCGTCCCGTAACAACACCGAGACCAGGAAAAGGCGCTAAAGCCTTTTCCCGGTCTCGGGTTCTCTTTAAAGTTGTAACCCGGCCCCGGGCCAGGTCACTGCCACCGCCCTGCCCTATTTCTGCAGGAAATGCGCATCCATGTGACACTCGATACACTCCGGCATCTTCTTATGGATGGCGGCGCCGTGCGGCTCACCATGGCATCCCCGGCACTGCGGCACCG
This window contains:
- a CDS encoding RiPP maturation radical SAM C-methyltransferase: MASRSRISPVHRSHSSLRLALVSMPWALFNRPSIQLGGLKAYLAADRDWLTVDTMHPYLEVADKIGTDLYHWISQESWVGEACYSALLFPEQKEDAARMAVARHRRKPRRSRGPDFDFNQTLAILEQQLTAWLARQDWSRYQLVGFSVCFNQLLASLTAAAGIKRTHPDLMVVLGGSICAGSLGSSLLTFPQVDYVVPGEGEIPLRELCRFLAGKRATLPETLNSRVRPAAKARAPSPQLKDLNRLPVPDYQDYFAELQQWFASRPFIPVLPLEFSRGCWWGKCAFCNLNLQWQGYRRKKAARVLQEVSTLAERYQVLDFTFTDNALPPAEAVRFFGQLAKQRPDYRFFGEIRATTGPKELAVFRSGGLTTVQVGIESLSNSLLARLNKGVTVLDNIVVLKNGMEQDIVLEGNLITEFPGSTPAEVAETLANLDFVLPFRPLTIAVFFLGHGSPVQQSPKKFHIRAMVTDPRNKALFPGELLAGLTLLIKGYRGDRKMQRRLWRPVADKVGLWQRFHARRADTGRSPGALSYRDGAGFLIIRQELPDQPTLHHRLQGTSRAIYLACNQPCSILELEQRFPRIRRQPLLAFVNDLVNKRLMFTENKKYLSLAIHNKTNRGR
- a CDS encoding aminotransferase class I/II-fold pyridoxal phosphate-dependent enzyme, with product MSTLHGGNIINTAKELGCRPDQLIDMSSNLSPLGMVPGLDEVLRKGIAEIAYLPETASESLVQAFADKHGLSPANILAGNGTTEFIYNIPLTLADRLRHALIVTPTYGDYDQACAWAGLPATHFPLRRHEEFRLDLHRLQAQLSGRELVFICNPNNPTSGLTASADLNACIRCHPDTLFVVDESYLPFVRERSLLSFPLPENLCLLRSFSKIYGIPGLRLGFLAADAKIMARITSRHKPWGVNRLAQIAGEYLLKYGDARAEENIRFVEQNRPAMAAALAAMPGVEVIPGTANFILNLLKGETTVEYLREKLLEQRIMIRNCANFVGLDEHYFRISLKTEEENRLFINACGSILK
- a CDS encoding outer membrane lipoprotein carrier protein LolA; translation: MRPRVPVLLFRLALFFLVVLGLPLRGAGQDRLDAESVARHIQKNYETAQGMSADFTQVTTLKLSRRQRQGSGRVILRKPGLMRWDYFSPDRQVLISNGTTLTMYFEKSHQLITSPAREYLQSDVIYGFFTGSGDILRDFIVSFADGARFARDTTYLLKLIPRQPQPQVAQLYLWVDAPDFLIQRIRIIDHFNTVTDISFSNISMHTVGDDQGIDPGLFKFSPPPDTEIINQ